A stretch of DNA from Cellulomonas fengjieae:
TGCCGCCCTCGTGGGGCAGCAGGTCAACTGGACCGACGCCGACGGCGCCAGTCACAACGGCACGGTCTCCGGCGTCTCCTACGCCGGCTCCGTACCCACCGTGACGGTGGGGGACAAGACGATCGCGCTCGACGCCGTCGCAGCTGTCACCGCACCCACCACCCCCACCGCCTGACCTCCTCGAAGGGAACCGACATGCTCCGCTCGCTCTTCTCCGGCATCAGTGGCCTCCGCAGCCACCAGACCATGCTCGACGTCACCGGCAACAACATCGCCAACGTCAACACCACCGGCTTCAAGTCGTCGCAGACCCAGTTCCAGGACACGCTCAGCCAGGTCCTGCAGAACGCGGGCGGCGCCCAGGCGGGCACCGGTGGCACCAACCCGGCGCAGGTCGGCCTCGGCGTGCGCGTCGCGGGGATCACCACCAACTTCACGCAGGGTGCGTCGCAGATCACCGGGCGCAGCACCGACATGATGATCCAGGGCGACGGGTTCTTCATCGTGCGCAAGGGCGCCGAGTCGTACTACACGCGGGCGGGCTCGTTCGACTTCGACTCGACCGGCCAGATGGTCCTGCCGGGCGAGGGCGCCCTGGTCCAGGGCTGGACCGCGACCAACGGTGTCGTCGACACCAACGGTCCGCTCACGGACCTGCGGCTCCCTGCCGGCTCGGTCATGCCGGCGGTCGCCACGACGTCCGCCGTCTACGAGGGCAACCTCGACGCGACGGCCGCCGCCGGGACCGTCCTGGAGCGCACGGTGAAGGTGTTCGACTCGACCGGCGTCGAGCGCGAGCTGGCCCTCACGTTCACCAAGTCGGCCACCGGGTGGTCGGTGTCCGCCTCGGACGGCACCGGGCCCGCCTCGGAGGCGGACCTCGTGTTCGACGGCAACGGCACCCTGACCAGCCCGACCGGTCTGACCGTCGGCGCCGTGGCGGTCGACATCTCGGCGCTCAAGGGGTTCGCGGGGCTCGACACGGTCAAGGCCAAGTCCCAGGACGGGCAGGCCGCCGGGACGCTGCAGAGCTTCGCGCTCGGCGCCGACGGCACCATCACGGGCGCGTTCAGCAACGGGCTCAAGCAGACCGTCGGCCGCCTGGCCCTCGGCTCGTTCACCAACCCGTCGGGCCTGGAGAAGGCGGGCGGCTCGCTGTTCCGCACCTCGGTGAACTCCGGCGAGCCGCAGGTCGGCGCGGCCGGTACGGGCGGGCGCGGGTCGCTGGCGGGTGGCGCGCTCGAGATGTCGAACGTCGACCTGTCCAGCGAGTTCACGTCGCTGATCGTGGCGCAGCGCGGGTTCCAGGCGAACTCCCGCGTGATCACGACCTCGGACGA
This window harbors:
- a CDS encoding flagellar hook protein FlgE, giving the protein MLRSLFSGISGLRSHQTMLDVTGNNIANVNTTGFKSSQTQFQDTLSQVLQNAGGAQAGTGGTNPAQVGLGVRVAGITTNFTQGASQITGRSTDMMIQGDGFFIVRKGAESYYTRAGSFDFDSTGQMVLPGEGALVQGWTATNGVVDTNGPLTDLRLPAGSVMPAVATTSAVYEGNLDATAAAGTVLERTVKVFDSTGVERELALTFTKSATGWSVSASDGTGPASEADLVFDGNGTLTSPTGLTVGAVAVDISALKGFAGLDTVKAKSQDGQAAGTLQSFALGADGTITGAFSNGLKQTVGRLALGSFTNPSGLEKAGGSLFRTSVNSGEPQVGAAGTGGRGSLAGGALEMSNVDLSSEFTSLIVAQRGFQANSRVITTSDEVLQELVNLKR